The genomic window TCATTAGAGTTAGCTCCTCTTTTCCTTTAGTTTAATAATTTTTTGTACTTTCTTTACCAATTAAAATTGGTTTCTGCTTTTTTCATCACCTCCCTTTTAAAGTTTTCATTATAAAAAATATATGTTAATCGGTTTAGGAAGGATAAATATTTTATTAATCTTTGATAAATTAATAAAATTTGTGAAGGGGGAGAAACCTATCAGTTGGTGATGCCTGTATATTTTGAGTATGTTAGTTATTTATGTTGATTTGTTGCTCAGTTCTAATTTTGAAATAATATCATAAAGTTCTTTTTCATTAAAATGATATAATATTAATTAAGTGCATGCTGCTTCGATTAATGCATGTAATTTTATTATAAATAGACCAATCGTCTTCCTTTTAAAGATGTTCAAAAAATCCGATAGGTGTTTCTAATTCTATTTCAAGTTCATCGATACTTTTGAAAAAAATTGCTTTATCAATATAAATTTTATTTTCCATAGTATTAGCATTTAGTTATTGCGCGTTCATTTCGTACAACGAGTTGCGGGTTTAAGAGGTTTTTCTGGAGCGAAGCGGAAGAAAAATATGGCGAAGCCCTTGCCTAAATCTGCTGTTATAGGGTGTTGCTGGCTGGGATTTTTTTCCCTTATTATTATAGCATCTTCATTAATAAAGATGATACTGATTGGAAAATAATGTTATTTCATTCTGATATATCATCACTATATTGATATTATATGATATTTATTATATCTTGTCCCAATCAGGTAGCTTCTTAACTCTCACCTCTTTCATCACATCATCAAAATCATTCATTATTTCTTTTATAGTCTTTCCAATCCAATATTTTGCAAAGAAATTTGATGTCTCCATTTCCATGGTTTCTTTTGTTAAAGCATAGAATGATTGTAACAATTTACAATTTATCAAGCATGAAGTATCATTCATTAAGAGACCTGGGCGTTCATGCTCGTTTTTTTATTGACACATAAAAAATTACGGAATAGATTAAAGACACAATCCAGTAACAGAACATTCAGGTACAGGAAGATATGCTGATTGAGGTTACTGAGAAGAGTGATACCCCAAAAGCCAGGTGTTTTGTGATAGCGTATAGGGGAGAATAAGCTATGCATAAGGCATTTTTATTATTTCTTGCAATATATTGGTCTCTGGCCCTAACTGGGTGGGGATATGCTAACGAACGTTCCAGAGAAACCATCCGTCTCTCTCCAGCGGACCAGCTTATCCTTGAGCGTATTGATAAGCTCAATGAGCGGCTTACAACTGAGATAGGCAAGGTTAATGAACGGATCGATAAGCTCAATGATCGGATCGATCTGATATGGGCTACAATGATTGGTGGTTTCCTGGGTGTAATGATCTTTGTTGGGGGCTTAGTATTCTGGGACAGGCGAACAACCCTTGCACCGGTTCACACAAGGATAGATGAATTGACCCACCGTGAGAAAGTCTTAGTGGATACTTTAAAGGAGTTTGCAAAGGATGAACCCAAATTAATGGAGTATTTGCGTATTTCTGGCCTATTGTGAAATTTCAGATTGCGGCACATGAATCGCCTGCTAAAATCCTGTTAAATTGGCAAAGCCAATGGCATAGCGGATTTAACAGGGTAAATCTCTTTAAGCACTTCAAGGATCTTTATCTCTTTTCTGACAATTTCGCTCAAATGACTGTTTCTAACTATTACAAAGGGAGGTATGCCCTCTCTTACAGAAGTTTCTTTGCCAATCGTCTGAACCACTGATTTTACTTGATTAAATGATTGCCTTGATCTTTTTGGTTGAACTTCTTATTTAATAAACGTTTAAATTCCAAACTTTTAGATCCAAAGTTAATTGATAACCCTACTTCTAAATCGTATGCCTCAAGATAATTAAGACCTTGCGCTAAATGAACATCTTCTAGTTTAGAAAGCGCCTATAATTCGACACTTATAACTGTTTCAATTAAAAAATCAACCCTTCGTGTGCCGATTTGCTGATTTTTATAGAATATTGGCATCTCATATTCTCGATTAAAGGATAAACCAGAATCTTCCATTTCAATAGCCAATGCTCTCTGATAAATAACTTCTTGAAAACCATTCCCTAAAGCAGAATGAACTCTCATCGCACATCCAATTATCTCAGATGTTAAATCAGAATACTTGTATTCACTCTTAATCACGGTTTATCCCTTAATCATAAATAATCAGTGGTTCAGACAGTTTTCGTACCGCTTTTTCAATAACCTACATAAAAAAAATAGAACAAGGGGGTTGAAACCCCCTTGTATCCCCCATGTAAAAAACAAAAAAGGTAAAAATCCAAAAGGTTACGGAGTCCTCGCAAAGCGGAAGCCTCCGATGATGTTCTCGTAATACGGAACGTTGCTGCCCCAACGGCCAACCTGCATGTAGCCAGCAGAATAGAGCCAGCTCCCGCCACGTCCCACGCGGTCCGAACCGCTCAAATCAAAACACCATTCCCACACATTGCCGCTCATATCATAAATACCAAGCGCATTATCATCTTTATCACCAACTTCATGTGTGCTGGAACCACTGTTATCCCAATACCAGGCCACATCCCCTGTTTCGTCCTGGTCTCCATCGCCGTCATAGTCAGATAACGCTATATCGTCATAATCAGCATCAGCACCACTGGCAAAATCTCCTGGATAAAATTCGCCACTGTCCTCAATATCTCCATCGCCGTTGAAATCAGATATATACCGCGCCGCAAGCTCCCATTCATTGCTCGTAAGCAGTCGAAAACCGGTTGCATTGTCAACCGGAACAACAGCATCGCACTGAGCCCAATTGCTATCCCGCGAATCCCTGATTGGTGTTCCAGACAGTGTATCGTCGTCTGTATAAACAGGTGTAAAACCTGTTCCATTCTGCTCATTGTAATACTCGGTAAGTGCATTGCACCAGACCATAGAGTCCCGCCAGTTTATCATGGTCACAGGATGCTGAGCTGTATCACCTGTTCCGTCGCCCATAATGCCTGCATTGGCAAAACTGTAACCGTTGGTTGTGGCCCAGGTGTGTACCGCATCCCAAAGCTCATAAGTCAACTCAGTCTCGCCAATCCAATAGGAATCGCCTACCTCTGCTGTTCCGCTGTCATTTGTTACTGTTGGAAAGCTTTTCCCCTCGACATAGACTAAGTTAAAGCTCACACCACCGGCTGAAAGCGTCTCACTGTCGCCAGCTCTATGCGGGACCGTCACTTCGCAGGTGTCAGTAAATCCTCCATCCGTTGTACTTACTGTAATGGTCGCTGTTCCCGCCGCAATAGCTGTCACTGTGCCATCTGATGCCACTGTGGCAACGCCTTCATTGTCGCTTGACCAGCTCACGCTCTTGTCCGTAGCATCAGAAGGCTCAACTGTGGCTGTCAACTGCTCAGTTGAACCTACATTTATGGTTGTGCTGCCCTTATTCAGCGTTACCCCCGTGACTGGAATTATAACCGTCACTTCACAGTCAGCGGTAAATCCACCGTATGTTGTTTCCACAGTTATGGTAGCTGTTCCCACCGCAATAGCTGTCACTGTGCCATCTGATGCCACTGTGGCAACGCCTTCATTATCGCTTGACCAGCTCACGCTCTTGTCCGCAGCATCAGAAGGCTCCACTGTGGCTGTCAACTGCTCCGTTGAACCTACTGGAATAGATGTGCTGCTCTTGTTCAGCGATACGCCCGTGACGTCAATAATAACTGTCGTCACCTCACATTCATCGGTAAATCCACCGTCTGTTGTAGTTACTGTAATGGTAGCTGTTCCCACCGCAATAGCTGTCACTGTGCCATCTGATGCCACTGTGGCAACGCCTTCATTGTCGCTTGACCAACTCACGCTCTTGTCCGCAGCATCAGAAGGCTCAACTGTGGCTGTCAACTGCTCAGTTGAACCTAAACCTATGGTTGTGCTGCTCTTGTTCAGCGTTATCCCCGTGACTGCAGTGGAGCCCGGTATGATCGGTATGTCACTGCCTCCATCATCATCTCCGCATCCGACTAAGCCTATGCCCAAAAACATAACTAAACCAACAAAAACCATGCTTGCAAATCTCTTCATAAAAATTTTCCTTTGAAATATTGATCCAATTATATGGCGTTAACGCAAAAAGTATATTATAGAGTTTCCGTTGCATATAAACGGATATAATCGCATGTAATCGCTGATATTCAGCATCAATTTCTTAGATATCAACTCTTACAGGAACGCCATTATATAAAAAAATAATTATACGCACGGAAAATACAATCCCGAATAATTATGAATATTGATAAGTATACGTCGTTATAGCGATATAGTTTATTTATTACCCAAAAACAGGTTAAACCTCAATGTTATTCCTGCGAATGCAGGAATCTATGAAGTCATACTTTACAGAAAATAAAATCTGATTTTATATAAAAAACTTAGAATGCTATATTTAATGATATTGGGCTAAACCCAGGCTAGTTTTAACTCATTTGAATATAAAATAATTAAAATTATTTGTAAAATCAAGCGGTTTCGCCCATTTCCCCACGATCTTACAGCAAGTTAACAAAAATACAGCAATTAGGTCAAATGAAATAGAGTGGTGTCTTAATTGATCGAAAATATCATTTCTGATGAGTGGGTAAGACAGTGGCTTTCGCCACCGCCTCCACGTTGTCGCAATAGGGTCAATTCCCTATATTTACCAGCGTGCATTTTTCT from Spirochaetota bacterium includes these protein-coding regions:
- a CDS encoding Ig-like domain-containing protein, with the translated sequence MKRFASMVFVGLVMFLGIGLVGCGDDDGGSDIPIIPGSTAVTGITLNKSSTTIGLGSTEQLTATVEPSDAADKSVSWSSDNEGVATVASDGTVTAIAVGTATITVTTTDGGFTDECEVTTVIIDVTGVSLNKSSTSIPVGSTEQLTATVEPSDAADKSVSWSSDNEGVATVASDGTVTAIAVGTATITVETTYGGFTADCEVTVIIPVTGVTLNKGSTTINVGSTEQLTATVEPSDATDKSVSWSSDNEGVATVASDGTVTAIAAGTATITVSTTDGGFTDTCEVTVPHRAGDSETLSAGGVSFNLVYVEGKSFPTVTNDSGTAEVGDSYWIGETELTYELWDAVHTWATTNGYSFANAGIMGDGTGDTAQHPVTMINWRDSMVWCNALTEYYNEQNGTGFTPVYTDDDTLSGTPIRDSRDSNWAQCDAVVPVDNATGFRLLTSNEWELAARYISDFNGDGDIEDSGEFYPGDFASGADADYDDIALSDYDGDGDQDETGDVAWYWDNSGSSTHEVGDKDDNALGIYDMSGNVWEWCFDLSGSDRVGRGGSWLYSAGYMQVGRWGSNVPYYENIIGGFRFARTP